A single region of the Arthrobacter sp. V1I7 genome encodes:
- a CDS encoding DUF3043 domain-containing protein, translated as MFGRKKEAPSAQEIVDQQAAAASARDAAMGKGAPTPKRSAQVAARKRPLVPEDRKASKAAERVAIQDQRLKMRQAMDTGDERFLPLRDKGPQKRFARDYVDARFSLGEYLMFGALIFVIVSLLVPASSEQMIYVLGGFWVMFLAVFVDVFILSRKLKKRLTGKFGEVERGTVWYGSMRSLQFRRLRLPKPQVKRGEFPA; from the coding sequence GTGTTTGGACGAAAAAAGGAAGCGCCCTCGGCGCAGGAAATAGTTGACCAGCAGGCGGCCGCGGCTTCAGCCCGGGACGCCGCCATGGGCAAGGGAGCGCCCACGCCCAAGCGCAGTGCGCAGGTGGCGGCACGCAAGCGGCCCCTCGTGCCGGAGGACCGCAAGGCCTCCAAGGCGGCCGAACGCGTGGCGATCCAGGACCAGCGGCTCAAGATGCGGCAGGCCATGGATACCGGGGACGAAAGGTTCCTGCCGTTGCGCGACAAGGGCCCGCAGAAGCGCTTTGCCCGGGACTACGTGGACGCCCGGTTCAGCCTCGGCGAGTACCTCATGTTCGGTGCGCTGATCTTCGTCATCGTCTCACTCCTGGTGCCCGCTTCCAGTGAACAGATGATTTACGTCCTGGGCGGCTTCTGGGTGATGTTCCTGGCGGTCTTCGTCGACGTCTTCATCCTCTCCCGGAAGCTCAAGAAGCGCCTCACCGGGAAGTTCGGTGAGGTCGAACGCGGCACGGTCTGGTACGGCTCCATGCGCTCCCTGCAGTTCCGCCGCCTGCGCCTGCCCAAGCCGCAGGTCAAGCGCGGCGAGTTCCCAGCCTGA